The proteins below are encoded in one region of Ostrea edulis chromosome 3, xbOstEdul1.1, whole genome shotgun sequence:
- the LOC125675726 gene encoding metalloproteinase inhibitor 3-like has translation MKTCFLVVAAIVAHVSMVTGCSCVPSDHQAKYCQSDYVVIARVIDLTYEEGDRIYNVDVQYVYKGNVTKGRVKVRTTASGSMCGVSLRENAVYLLNGEFFKRQMWISSCGTISFYPVNHPNTFFMFNPYYDCRCKVKNILLGEKDKKPKWVCALGNAIQCPPEFGTMAECRYDKDKDDCDWAC, from the exons ATGaag ACTTGTTTTCTCGTCGTAGCTGCCATTGTGGCCCATGTCTCCATGGTAACAGGGTGTAGCTGTGTTCCTAGTGATCATCAAGCCAAATACTGTCAATCTGATTACG TGGTTATTGCCAGAGTTATTGATTTAACTTACGAAGAAGGAGATCGGATTTACAATGTGGATGTTCAGTATGTTTACAAAGGA AATGTCACGAAGGGACGTGTAAAAGTTCGTACAACCGCTTCCGGTTCTATGTGTGGCGTATCTCTAAGGGAAAATGCTGTGTATCTTCTGAATG GTGAATTTTTCAAACGTCAAATGTGGATCAGTAGCTGCGGCACAATATCCTTCTATCCGGTGAACCACCCCAACACATTTTTTATGTTCAATCCCTACTACGACTGCAGATGCAAG GTGAAAAATATCTTACTGGGGGAAAAAGACAAAAAACCCAAATGGGTCTGCGCCCTAGGAAACGCAATACAATGCCCTCCGGAGTTTGGCACAATGGCGGAGTGTCGGTATGACAAAGACAAAGATGACTGTGACTGGGCGTGTTAA
- the LOC125673434 gene encoding prostaglandin E2 receptor EP4 subtype-like, with protein MNVHVFIHTMLIAAKQAMDAAITSRTTTTEFPATTEIMVTTNTSTNTTTDGLRNKSEGYVGMIVVMFILALVFNISALFMIIKSSKFHKWSAFYRLMISLTITDLFGSITCFPVLLATYANNVEWQGGQPVCDYTGYMISFVFLSSASIIGAMSAERFIGVWFPFFYNSIAKEKRTNIILGAIWTTAAFISLLPIIGFGEYVLQYPGTWCFYNFRAKNRIDEVYAYMYSIVWIIIILCIISFNVLVIIRLTLRRLRTHDKKKQNSKANRNEIFSIILLVVIVIVTATCGIPLAIRAIVNESGSTKNDNADLHASRMATFNMILDPLVYIFFRRENLEWLFRFIRKKRKKSDKTSSEASSTSAKTDETNKSATNLEKIEPQLSDLNKE; from the exons atgaatgtacatgtatttattcacaCCATGCTGATAGCTGCCAAACAAGCCATGGATGCAGCCATCACTAGTCGCACAACTACCACGGAGTTTCCCGCCACAACAGAGATCATGGTTACCACCAACACGTCCACCAATACAACCACCGATGGTTTAAGGAATAAAAGTGAAGGTTATGTTGGAATGATAGTAGTGATGTTCATTCTCGCTCTGGTCTTCAACATTTCTGCTCTTTTTATGATCATTAAATCGTCCAAGTTCCATAAATGGAGCGCATTTTACAGACTGATGATATCGCTAACCATCACGGACTTATTCGGAAGCATCACATGTTTTCCCGTACTTCTGGCAACATATGCTAATAACGTGGAATGGCAGGGTGGACAGCCAGTTTGTGACTACACCGGGTACATGATCAGTTTCGTCTTTTTGTCGTCTGCTTCTATCATCGGTGCCATGTCGGCAGAGAGATTCATTGGAGTTTGGTTCCCATTCTTCTACAACAGCATAGCCAAAGAGAAGCGAACCAATATTATTTTGGGTGCCATTTGGACGACCGCAGCTTTTATATCCCTTCTCCCCATCATCGGGTTCGGGGAATACGTTTTACAATATCCGGGGACTTGGTGCTTCTACAATTTCAGAGCCAAAAATCGGATAGACGAAGTGTATGCCTATATGTACTCTATTGTGTGGATTATTATAATTCTTTGTATTATTTCATTCAACGTGTTAGTCATAATTAGATTAACCCTGAGGCGATTGAGGACACACGACAAGAAAAAACAGAATAGTAAAGCCAACAGAAACGAGATTTTCTCCATAATTCTTTTGGTCGTCATCGTCATAGTGACAGCCACGTGCGGAATACCGCTGGCG ATTCGAGCCATTGTGAATGAGAGTGGGTCAACAAAGAACGACAATGCTGACCTTCACGCAAGTAGGATGGCCACCTTTAACATGATTCTAGACCCACTCGTTTACATCTTCTTCCGAAGGGAAAACCTCGAGTGGTTGTTCCGATTTATAAGGAAAAAGCGAAAGAAATCCGATAAGACGTCATCAGAGGCCAGCAGCACGAGCGCAAAGACGGACGAAACGAACAAGTCTGCGACCAATCTGGAAAAAATTGAACCACAGCTCAGCGACTTGAATAAAGaatga